GCCAGAGAACCCGCACACCCCCACCGGCCATGTGGGACGCGCTCGTCGCCCGAGACCGCTGCTGCACCGAACCCGACTGCACCACACCCGCAGAATGGTGCGACGCCCACCACATCGTCCACTGGGCCAACGGCGGCCCCACAAGCCTCGCCAACCTCACCCTCCTCTGCCGACGCCACCACACCGCCCTCCACAACGGAGAGATCGCAGTCACCGGCACCGCACCCACCCTCACAGGGCACCACCGAGCCAACGCACCACCCCACCAGGCCGATGCAGCAGCGTGAGCCGACTGCACCGATGAACCAACCACACCGATGAACTCTTCGTC
The DNA window shown above is from Acidimicrobiales bacterium and carries:
- a CDS encoding HNH endonuclease signature motif containing protein, which translates into the protein QRTRTPPPAMWDALVARDRCCTEPDCTTPAEWCDAHHIVHWANGGPTSLANLTLLCRRHHTALHNGEIAVTGTAPTLTGHHRANAPPHQADAAA